In Chitinophaga sp. HK235, a single window of DNA contains:
- a CDS encoding prolyl oligopeptidase family serine peptidase, translating into MKKFFLSIVCLLMGIASYAQHIYQIRADSVRIYNTCDTAELILENHTQDTLGFLFNKWKGRTEFRKLRLVPVGDTAVALPGQDTLSLRALMWSGGLSRGLIITGDADYLIPREVGVVVLRDITLSRKITLPAPESNRNREIVILDKTTGNYRWWVKGAFVPRDMKGTPPYLAKDSLTISKGDKLILFSDGNKWYDLNVCAAGANKAPTVNAGKDTTLPAGSTQTTMNGSVTPGSSNYYTSIWTVISQPSGSPKVNFADSSKVNTGVSNLTGGSYVFVITVTDQLGLTAKDTVKVLVPMPSQMFSSGGPNDNVYDTTNGNKTWVYLPDGYDPNSNPAYPLIIFLHGGGENGTDISKVLNPFGGLPIYLYNKSFPMQSVVIAPQSPTPNWSKESIKAAYDYAVKNYHVDVDRVYVTGLSFGGGASCLAVASYPSLFAAYISISPTDNDLQRNGIIAKNIGAYYVQDFIDPYVPSTITWDCINTINSASPKGLYPPQIKMLTIGDHEPTIWNQTVYDKTKASFDFEKDFLLLYNRKPELAAANFVTRAEEKEDYTEYSKALILVQKLPASADKTTLEQRLRVLLQRLTEYYRYYVIDPGVASNTPVPNTNKITDNTPGAIINGLKDIKGSTYPLSFKVVSASVPTNFDDGLDNDYMGLDHSIYRDGAVIDATGATYAFGGLSDNSGYDIRIYHANRNTDKTTSSALTATVNGANVSSGYAAWNTNDYVDVTNVKSTGGVINLTLKSRSLSNLPAGQSAIVAIVLKEKPGSQPGNRAQFNFSKTPQNVPGWTSAYGNFTQNVQVFTDNPTGWVLSTVSTANWGTFYQGYAADDNGMSTGDFSTDFPADVVRSHVMNGFMKFDGSNYGLEIKGSNGQGLPAGKYQVKLISSIKSSVDRKGQAFVNVKFGGRSNQLQYVYPTDNTNNYVTFNGQIQAGETIKVSINRADNNYSDVAFISGLIIEKIN; encoded by the coding sequence ATGAAAAAATTTTTTCTTTCCATTGTATGCCTCCTGATGGGTATCGCATCCTATGCGCAGCACATCTACCAGATACGCGCAGACAGTGTGCGGATCTACAATACCTGCGATACAGCGGAACTGATCCTGGAGAACCATACCCAGGACACATTGGGTTTCCTCTTCAACAAATGGAAGGGACGGACCGAATTTCGTAAGCTCCGGCTGGTGCCGGTAGGAGATACAGCAGTGGCATTACCCGGCCAGGATACTCTTTCCCTGCGTGCACTCATGTGGTCGGGTGGACTGTCCCGCGGCCTCATTATTACCGGGGATGCGGATTACCTCATCCCCCGGGAAGTAGGCGTGGTAGTACTCCGTGATATTACACTCAGCAGAAAGATAACACTGCCCGCTCCGGAGAGTAACCGTAACCGTGAGATCGTGATCCTCGATAAAACCACCGGCAACTACCGCTGGTGGGTGAAAGGTGCTTTTGTGCCCCGCGATATGAAAGGCACACCGCCTTATCTGGCTAAAGACAGTCTGACCATCAGCAAGGGTGATAAACTGATTCTCTTTTCAGATGGTAATAAATGGTACGACCTGAATGTATGCGCAGCGGGCGCCAACAAAGCCCCTACTGTGAATGCAGGCAAGGATACCACGTTGCCGGCAGGTTCTACACAAACCACCATGAATGGCTCCGTGACACCGGGTTCCAGCAACTACTACACTTCTATCTGGACCGTTATATCACAACCATCCGGATCACCGAAAGTAAATTTTGCCGATAGCTCCAAAGTAAACACCGGCGTATCTAACCTCACCGGTGGCAGTTATGTCTTTGTGATCACCGTTACCGACCAGCTGGGACTGACAGCTAAAGATACCGTTAAAGTACTGGTGCCGATGCCTTCGCAGATGTTCTCCAGTGGTGGTCCTAATGATAACGTGTACGATACTACGAACGGGAACAAAACATGGGTATATCTGCCGGATGGTTACGATCCTAACAGCAACCCGGCTTACCCGCTGATCATCTTCCTGCATGGCGGTGGTGAAAATGGTACCGATATCAGTAAGGTGTTGAATCCTTTTGGAGGGCTGCCCATATACCTGTATAACAAAAGCTTCCCGATGCAATCCGTCGTGATTGCGCCACAATCACCCACACCGAACTGGTCCAAAGAATCAATAAAGGCTGCATATGATTATGCGGTGAAGAACTACCATGTGGATGTGGACAGGGTGTATGTGACCGGTCTGTCTTTTGGTGGTGGCGCATCCTGTCTGGCAGTAGCTTCCTATCCTTCCCTGTTTGCGGCTTATATTTCTATATCACCTACTGACAATGATCTGCAAAGAAATGGTATCATCGCCAAAAATATAGGTGCTTATTATGTACAGGATTTTATTGATCCTTATGTGCCTTCCACTATCACCTGGGATTGTATCAACACCATCAACAGCGCCAGTCCTAAAGGACTTTATCCGCCACAGATAAAGATGCTCACCATCGGTGATCACGAACCAACTATCTGGAACCAGACAGTATACGATAAAACAAAGGCCTCTTTTGATTTTGAAAAGGACTTTTTGTTGTTATACAACCGTAAACCGGAATTGGCAGCAGCCAACTTTGTCACCAGGGCAGAAGAGAAGGAAGACTATACCGAATACAGCAAAGCCCTGATCCTGGTGCAGAAACTTCCGGCTTCAGCGGATAAAACAACGCTGGAACAACGTTTGCGTGTACTGTTGCAAAGGCTCACGGAATACTATCGCTATTACGTGATCGATCCGGGCGTAGCTTCCAATACACCGGTACCTAACACCAATAAGATCACTGATAACACACCAGGTGCCATCATTAATGGACTGAAGGATATCAAAGGAAGCACCTATCCACTCAGCTTTAAGGTGGTAAGCGCCAGTGTACCTACCAACTTCGACGACGGCCTGGACAACGATTACATGGGGCTCGACCATAGCATCTACAGAGACGGTGCTGTGATTGATGCTACAGGTGCCACCTATGCCTTTGGCGGCTTGTCAGATAATTCCGGCTATGATATAAGGATTTATCATGCCAACAGAAACACTGATAAGACTACTTCTTCCGCACTTACTGCAACAGTCAACGGCGCGAATGTAAGCTCCGGTTATGCGGCCTGGAATACCAATGATTATGTTGATGTGACCAACGTGAAATCCACCGGCGGCGTCATCAACCTGACACTGAAATCAAGATCGCTGTCAAACCTGCCGGCAGGCCAGTCAGCCATAGTGGCTATTGTGCTGAAAGAAAAACCGGGATCTCAGCCAGGAAACAGAGCACAGTTTAATTTCAGTAAAACACCGCAGAATGTTCCGGGTTGGACTAGTGCCTACGGTAATTTCACCCAGAATGTACAGGTGTTTACAGACAACCCCACCGGCTGGGTACTCAGTACTGTCAGCACGGCCAACTGGGGTACGTTCTACCAGGGATACGCTGCTGATGATAACGGTATGAGCACTGGTGACTTCAGCACTGATTTCCCTGCGGATGTGGTACGTAGCCATGTGATGAATGGTTTCATGAAGTTTGATGGTTCCAACTACGGCCTGGAAATAAAAGGCAGCAACGGCCAGGGTTTACCAGCTGGTAAATACCAGGTGAAACTGATCTCCTCCATAAAATCTTCTGTGGACCGGAAAGGACAAGCCTTTGTGAATGTGAAATTCGGAGGTAGAAGCAACCAGCTGCAATATGTGTATCCGACGGATAATACAAACAACTATGTCACCTTCAACGGGCAGATTCAGGCAGGGGAAACGATCAAGGTCAGCATCAACCGTGCTGATAATAACTACTCTGACGTTGCATTTATATCAGGATTGATTATCGAGAAAATTAATTAG